From Longimicrobium sp., a single genomic window includes:
- a CDS encoding AbrB/MazE/SpoVT family DNA-binding domain-containing protein, with protein sequence MRIGKRGTVVLPTGMRRRFGLDEGSTVLIESTDEGILLRPAVVLPVEAYTPARKAEFLLNNAVDLEDYRRAVQEVRGLGINPEDVPHEKPTRR encoded by the coding sequence GTGCGAATCGGCAAGCGGGGGACGGTCGTCCTCCCCACCGGCATGAGGAGGCGTTTCGGCCTGGACGAGGGTTCGACAGTCCTGATCGAATCCACCGACGAAGGGATTCTCCTCCGCCCGGCAGTTGTCTTGCCGGTCGAGGCCTACACGCCTGCTCGCAAAGCCGAGTTCCTTTTGAACAACGCGGTCGACCTCGAAGACTACCGGCGCGCTGTCCAGGAGGTGCGGGGACTTGGGATCAACCCCGAAGATGTTCCCCACGAGAAGCCGACCCGGCGTTGA
- a CDS encoding ester cyclase produces MATIEAEAAPAPGAPTAEERRNRELALRWFATMNARDLDATGELFAPDYRLHLPEAPEDLRGPAAIRAVIESYVATFPDLRFIVLGAVADGDTVVVRWRAEGTQRGALGGAPATGRAAGWTGMSWLRFDGGRIAEDWVEHDTLGMMRQLSLLPAPPAGAS; encoded by the coding sequence ATGGCCACCATCGAAGCCGAAGCCGCGCCCGCGCCGGGCGCCCCCACCGCAGAGGAGCGCCGCAACCGCGAGCTGGCGCTGCGCTGGTTCGCCACCATGAACGCCCGCGATCTGGACGCCACCGGGGAGCTGTTCGCGCCGGACTACCGGCTGCACCTCCCCGAGGCGCCGGAAGACCTGCGCGGCCCCGCGGCGATCCGCGCGGTGATCGAGAGCTACGTGGCCACCTTCCCCGACCTGCGCTTCATCGTGCTGGGCGCAGTGGCCGACGGCGACACGGTGGTGGTGCGCTGGCGCGCGGAGGGGACCCAGCGGGGCGCGCTGGGCGGGGCGCCCGCCACCGGCCGCGCCGCGGGCTGGACGGGGATGAGCTGGCTGCGCTTCGACGGCGGCCGCATCGCCGAGGACTGGGTGGAGCACGACACGCTGGGGATGATGCGGCAGCTCAGCCTTCTCCCCGCCCCGCCGGCGGGCGCGAGCTGA
- a CDS encoding winged helix-turn-helix domain-containing protein translates to MEDGGLADRLRDKILNQLHLGQLRPGDRLPSIRTLWREMGVDHRVVAQAYRTLEAEGLVEVRGRSGVYLAPQDQFGGELLAETARWLAGVLVEAWKRRMTISELPDLIRRCTVSVRLRCGCVESNLDQMTAYTTELEEQFGLEPVPIYISPYPLPRPDRSVEFHGVEEQIRNVDLVVTTSYHARLVRKAAENVGIPAVVLTVNPEVVETIQRHLRERPLTVVAQEPVFGERMRAMYAEDAPDRIRLVVAEDRAALGALDPDEPVLLTRAARERLGDEVQLPVLLPHSPTFSPHTARELLGVIIRLNVEASRGVGGNGAGGRSFDSLDTLGT, encoded by the coding sequence ATGGAAGACGGCGGTCTGGCGGACCGCCTGCGCGACAAGATCCTGAACCAGCTGCACCTGGGGCAGCTCCGGCCGGGCGACCGCCTGCCCAGCATCCGCACCCTCTGGCGGGAGATGGGGGTGGACCACCGGGTGGTGGCGCAGGCCTACCGCACCCTCGAGGCCGAGGGGCTGGTGGAGGTGCGCGGGCGCTCGGGGGTGTACCTCGCCCCGCAGGACCAGTTCGGCGGCGAGCTGCTGGCCGAGACGGCGCGCTGGCTGGCCGGGGTGCTGGTGGAGGCGTGGAAGCGCCGCATGACCATCTCCGAGCTCCCCGACCTCATCCGCCGCTGCACGGTGAGCGTGCGGCTGCGCTGCGGCTGCGTGGAGTCGAACCTGGACCAGATGACGGCCTACACCACCGAGCTCGAGGAGCAGTTCGGGCTGGAGCCGGTGCCGATCTACATCTCGCCGTACCCGCTGCCGCGCCCCGACCGCTCGGTGGAGTTCCACGGCGTCGAGGAGCAGATCCGCAACGTGGACCTGGTGGTCACCACCAGCTACCACGCCCGCCTGGTGCGCAAGGCGGCCGAGAACGTGGGGATCCCCGCCGTGGTGCTCACCGTGAACCCCGAGGTGGTGGAGACCATCCAGAGGCACCTGCGCGAGCGCCCGCTCACCGTGGTGGCGCAGGAGCCCGTCTTCGGCGAGCGCATGCGCGCCATGTACGCCGAGGATGCCCCCGACCGCATCCGCCTGGTGGTGGCGGAGGACCGGGCGGCGCTCGGCGCCCTCGACCCCGACGAGCCGGTGCTCCTCACCCGCGCGGCGCGCGAGCGCCTGGGCGACGAGGTGCAGCTGCCGGTGCTCCTCCCCCACTCCCCCACCTTCTCGCCGCACACCGCGCGCGAGCTGCTGGGGGTGATCATCCGCCTGAACGTGGAGGCGTCGCGCGGGGTGGGGGGCAACGGGGCGGGGGGGCGGAGCTTCGACTCGCTGGACACGCTCGGCACCTGA
- a CDS encoding hemolysin family protein, giving the protein MTLGPFLVVFLLIACTALYVAAEFSAVSVRRARIRQKAEQGSGLAASLLPILEDPRRLDRYISGSQMGITITSLVVGAYAQATIAVQVRPLFRRLGGLGEAAAASTATVVVLLVLTALQMLLSELVPKYLALARPTQVALFTVLPMRWSLVAFAPFLKVLNASAAAGLRLFGMAEVGHRHIHSPEEIDLLIAESRDGGMLEPDEHRRLRRALQLGVRPARHLMVPRQRIAAVEISTPVERVIEQVAESPYTRLPVYRGDIDHVLGVLHTRDLFTRGLGGAPLTSIEPLIRPILTVPETVTAEQLLARMREQKTHQAVLLDEFAGVSGLVTLDDVLTEVMGDVGDELKGDDPAPERLPDGRVRLPGFLRLDEAEPWIGVYLDGESDTVGGRVTEALGHVPAVGETVVIDGVRMEVEAVLHHAVSSVVATPRRPRGDDEEERAGG; this is encoded by the coding sequence ATGACGCTCGGACCGTTCCTGGTCGTCTTCCTCCTCATCGCCTGCACCGCCCTCTACGTCGCCGCCGAGTTCTCGGCGGTGTCCGTGCGCCGCGCCCGCATCCGCCAGAAGGCCGAGCAGGGCAGCGGCCTGGCCGCCAGCCTCCTGCCGATCCTGGAGGACCCCCGCCGGCTCGACCGCTACATCTCCGGCAGCCAGATGGGGATCACCATCACCAGCCTGGTGGTGGGCGCCTACGCGCAGGCCACCATCGCCGTCCAGGTGCGCCCCCTCTTCCGCCGGCTGGGGGGCCTGGGCGAGGCGGCCGCCGCCTCCACCGCCACGGTCGTCGTCCTGCTGGTGCTCACCGCGCTGCAGATGCTGCTGAGCGAGCTGGTGCCCAAGTACCTGGCGCTGGCGCGGCCCACGCAGGTGGCGCTCTTCACCGTGCTGCCGATGCGCTGGTCGCTGGTGGCGTTCGCGCCGTTCCTCAAGGTGCTGAACGCGAGCGCGGCGGCGGGCCTCAGGCTCTTCGGGATGGCCGAGGTGGGGCACCGGCACATCCACTCGCCCGAGGAGATCGACCTGCTGATCGCCGAGAGCCGCGACGGGGGGATGCTGGAGCCCGACGAGCACCGGCGGCTCCGGCGCGCGCTGCAGCTGGGAGTGCGCCCGGCGCGCCACCTGATGGTCCCCCGCCAGCGCATCGCCGCGGTGGAGATCTCCACCCCCGTGGAGCGGGTGATCGAGCAGGTGGCCGAGAGCCCGTACACGCGCCTCCCCGTCTACCGCGGCGACATCGACCACGTGCTGGGGGTGCTGCACACGCGCGACCTCTTCACCCGCGGCCTGGGCGGGGCGCCGCTCACCTCCATCGAGCCGCTCATCCGCCCGATCCTCACCGTCCCCGAGACGGTGACGGCCGAGCAGCTCCTGGCCCGCATGCGCGAGCAGAAGACCCACCAGGCCGTGCTCCTGGACGAGTTCGCCGGCGTGAGCGGGCTGGTGACGCTCGACGACGTGCTCACCGAGGTGATGGGCGACGTGGGCGACGAGCTGAAGGGCGACGACCCCGCGCCCGAGCGGCTCCCCGACGGGCGGGTGCGGCTCCCCGGCTTCCTGCGCCTGGACGAGGCCGAGCCCTGGATCGGCGTGTACCTGGACGGCGAGAGCGACACCGTGGGCGGGCGGGTGACCGAGGCGCTGGGCCACGTCCCCGCGGTGGGCGAGACGGTGGTGATCGACGGGGTGCGGATGGAGGTGGAGGCGGTGCTGCACCACGCGGTGTCGTCGGTGGTGGCCACGCCGCGCCGCCCCCGCGGCGACGACGAGGAGGAGCGCGCCGGTGGATAA
- a CDS encoding hemolysin family protein translates to MDKLAAVVIIFLLVVANGLFVAAEFAIVSVPRVAVERRAASGDRLAALVLSILREPRRRDRYIATAQLGISVASVGLGMYGEHVLAEWIAAGLHSAGMGEARWITAHGLASVLAVGLLTYFHIVIGEMIPKSVAMQAAERTSRLVTPPMLAVQTVGMPLIWSLSFIGNWLLKLIGIHRGAGSPEHVRTPEELQYIVRESQAGGMLRRESADVVQELLDFGDLTAGEVMVPRVRVVGLEVGTPFEEAARLVREAPHTRYPIYEESLDNIIGMVHIKDLFRRLRNQRAVHANDARPVPYIPETADIDTLLKAMRAARTQMAVVMDEHGGTAGIVTIEDLFEEVVGDIEESEGRRPEIYRDERGRVAAAGTARIEDVGEFLGVVLEHDEVDTVSGLVLDLVGRPPLVGDVVEYDDVRFEVVAVEGHGVGEAAVTLVKPPQGPPMRHGEAEPGGEGE, encoded by the coding sequence GTGGATAAGCTCGCGGCGGTGGTGATCATCTTCCTGCTGGTGGTGGCCAACGGGCTCTTCGTGGCCGCCGAGTTCGCCATCGTGAGCGTCCCCCGCGTGGCCGTGGAGCGCCGCGCGGCGTCCGGCGACCGGCTGGCGGCGCTGGTGCTCTCCATCCTGCGCGAGCCCCGCAGGCGCGACCGCTACATCGCCACGGCGCAGCTGGGGATCAGCGTGGCCAGCGTGGGGCTCGGCATGTACGGCGAGCACGTGCTGGCCGAGTGGATCGCCGCGGGGCTGCACTCGGCGGGGATGGGGGAGGCGCGCTGGATCACGGCGCACGGGCTGGCCAGCGTGCTGGCGGTGGGGCTGCTCACCTACTTCCACATCGTGATCGGGGAGATGATCCCCAAGTCGGTGGCGATGCAGGCGGCCGAGCGGACGTCCAGGCTGGTGACCCCGCCGATGCTGGCGGTGCAGACGGTGGGGATGCCGCTCATCTGGTCGCTCTCCTTCATCGGCAACTGGCTGCTCAAGCTCATCGGCATCCACCGCGGCGCCGGCTCGCCCGAGCACGTGCGCACCCCCGAGGAGCTGCAGTACATCGTGCGCGAGAGCCAGGCGGGGGGGATGCTGCGCCGCGAGAGCGCCGACGTGGTGCAGGAGCTGCTCGACTTCGGCGACCTGACGGCGGGCGAGGTGATGGTGCCGCGGGTGCGGGTGGTGGGGCTCGAGGTGGGCACCCCGTTCGAGGAGGCGGCGCGCCTGGTGCGCGAGGCGCCGCACACGCGCTACCCGATCTACGAGGAGAGCCTGGACAACATCATCGGGATGGTCCACATCAAGGACCTCTTCCGGCGCCTGCGCAACCAGCGCGCGGTGCACGCCAACGACGCCCGCCCGGTCCCCTACATCCCCGAGACGGCCGACATCGACACGCTGCTGAAGGCCATGCGCGCGGCCCGCACGCAGATGGCGGTGGTGATGGACGAGCACGGCGGCACGGCGGGGATCGTGACCATCGAGGACCTCTTCGAGGAGGTGGTGGGCGACATCGAGGAGAGCGAGGGCCGCCGCCCCGAGATCTACCGCGACGAGCGGGGGCGGGTGGCGGCGGCGGGGACGGCGCGCATCGAGGACGTGGGCGAGTTCCTGGGCGTGGTGCTGGAGCACGACGAGGTCGACACCGTGAGCGGCCTGGTGCTGGACCTGGTGGGCCGCCCGCCCCTGGTGGGCGACGTGGTGGAGTACGACGACGTGCGCTTCGAGGTGGTCGCGGTGGAGGGCCACGGCGTGGGCGAGGCCGCGGTCACGCTCGTCAAGCCTCCCCAGGGCCCGCCCATGCGCCACGGCGAGGCGGAGCCCGGGGGCGAGGGGGAGTAG
- a CDS encoding folylpolyglutamate synthase/dihydrofolate synthase family protein, whose product MSDPGAWLFARPTGGIRWGLERTLELLAGVGDPHRRFRCLHVGGTNGKGSVSALCEAALRAAHPGRTVGLYTSPHLVSFDERIRVGGRPVERELLLACEARLRADIERTGASFFEATTAIAFLCFAEAGVDVAVVEVGLGGRLDSTNVVAPEAVAVTNVARDHVEYLGETLEEIAAEKAGIFKPGVPALTGEAAPAPLAVLRGKADEVGAPLTLLDEAAAVGDVATSLQGTRFRLGSRRWGERPVRTPLVGLHQARNAALAAELLGLLPEDLRPGWDDVARGFAAVRWPGRLQVEHVRGATWIFDVAHNPAGVASLAESLDALRLPRPVVLVTAILGDKAWGEMLPPLLARADAAILTLAPSSPPSRRWDPERAAQSLRGVRVPVRVIPGLADALGRAETLAPYGTVLVTGSVHTVGDALAELGIPVF is encoded by the coding sequence ATGTCCGACCCCGGGGCATGGCTGTTCGCCCGGCCCACCGGCGGGATCCGCTGGGGGCTGGAGCGCACGCTGGAGCTGCTCGCCGGTGTGGGTGACCCGCACCGGCGATTTCGCTGCCTGCACGTCGGCGGGACCAACGGGAAGGGCTCGGTCTCGGCGCTCTGCGAGGCGGCGCTGCGCGCCGCGCACCCGGGCCGCACCGTGGGGCTCTACACCTCTCCCCACCTGGTCTCGTTCGACGAGCGCATCCGCGTGGGCGGCCGTCCGGTGGAGCGCGAGCTGCTGCTGGCGTGCGAGGCGCGGCTCCGCGCCGACATCGAGCGCACCGGCGCCAGCTTCTTCGAGGCGACCACGGCCATCGCCTTCCTCTGCTTCGCGGAGGCCGGGGTGGACGTGGCCGTGGTGGAGGTGGGCCTCGGCGGGCGGCTCGACTCCACCAACGTCGTCGCCCCCGAGGCGGTCGCGGTCACCAACGTGGCGCGCGACCACGTGGAGTACCTGGGCGAGACGCTGGAGGAGATCGCGGCGGAGAAGGCCGGCATCTTCAAGCCCGGCGTCCCCGCCCTCACCGGGGAGGCGGCCCCCGCGCCGCTCGCCGTGCTCCGGGGGAAGGCGGACGAGGTGGGCGCCCCGCTCACGCTCCTGGACGAGGCGGCGGCCGTGGGCGACGTCGCCACCTCGCTGCAGGGGACGAGATTCCGGCTCGGCTCGCGGCGCTGGGGCGAGCGCCCGGTGCGCACGCCGCTGGTCGGCCTCCACCAGGCGCGCAACGCGGCGCTCGCGGCGGAGCTGCTGGGGCTGCTGCCGGAGGACCTGAGGCCGGGGTGGGACGACGTGGCGCGCGGCTTCGCGGCGGTGCGCTGGCCGGGGCGGCTGCAGGTGGAGCACGTCCGCGGTGCCACGTGGATCTTCGACGTGGCGCACAACCCGGCGGGCGTCGCGAGCCTGGCGGAGTCGCTCGACGCGCTGCGGCTGCCGCGCCCGGTGGTCCTCGTCACCGCGATCCTGGGAGACAAGGCCTGGGGGGAGATGCTCCCGCCGCTGCTCGCCCGCGCGGACGCCGCCATCCTCACCCTCGCGCCGTCGTCGCCCCCCTCGCGGCGCTGGGACCCCGAGCGGGCGGCGCAGTCCCTCCGCGGCGTGCGGGTTCCGGTCCGCGTGATCCCCGGCCTGGCGGACGCCCTCGGGCGCGCGGAGACGCTGGCGCCCTACGGCACCGTGCTGGTCACCGGCTCCGTCCACACCGTGGGCGACGCGCTGGCGGAGCTCGGGATCCCGGTCTTCTGA
- the accD gene encoding acetyl-CoA carboxylase, carboxyltransferase subunit beta: MAWFRKPKTRLQAADRRDLAGDVWEKCPQCGEILYREKLKENWQVCPNCGRHLRLSAGGYVALLTDEGTFRETDRELRSADPLGFVDLKPYRERLAAAERKSAHGEAVITGEGKLEGIPVSLGVMDFSFIGGSMGSVVGEKLARAGVRALEKRAPLLIVSASGGARMMEGIFSLMQMAKTSAVLAQLHEEGLPYVSILTDPTTGGVTASYAMLGDVNVSEPGALIGFAGPRVIEQTIKQELPEAFQTAEFLLEHGMLDLIVDRRRMKSEIGRLLRLMMNLPVPEDYAGAAVEA; this comes from the coding sequence ATGGCATGGTTCCGCAAGCCCAAGACGCGCCTGCAGGCGGCCGACCGGCGCGACCTCGCGGGCGACGTGTGGGAGAAGTGCCCGCAGTGCGGCGAGATCCTGTACCGCGAGAAGCTGAAGGAGAACTGGCAGGTGTGCCCCAACTGCGGGCGGCACCTGCGGCTGTCGGCGGGCGGCTACGTGGCGCTCCTGACCGACGAGGGGACCTTCCGCGAGACCGACCGGGAGCTGCGCTCGGCGGATCCGCTCGGCTTCGTGGACCTCAAGCCGTACCGCGAGCGCCTGGCGGCGGCCGAGCGCAAGAGCGCGCACGGCGAGGCGGTGATCACGGGCGAGGGGAAGCTGGAGGGGATCCCGGTGTCGCTGGGGGTGATGGACTTCTCGTTCATCGGCGGGTCGATGGGCTCGGTGGTGGGCGAGAAGCTGGCGCGCGCGGGAGTGCGGGCGCTGGAGAAGCGCGCGCCGCTGCTGATCGTCTCGGCGTCGGGCGGGGCGCGGATGATGGAGGGGATCTTCTCGCTGATGCAGATGGCGAAGACCTCGGCGGTGCTGGCGCAGCTGCACGAGGAGGGGCTCCCCTACGTCTCCATCCTCACCGACCCCACCACGGGCGGGGTGACGGCCTCGTACGCCATGCTGGGCGACGTGAACGTCAGTGAGCCGGGCGCGCTGATCGGCTTCGCGGGCCCGCGGGTGATCGAGCAGACGATCAAGCAGGAGCTCCCCGAGGCGTTCCAGACGGCGGAGTTCCTGCTGGAGCACGGGATGCTGGACCTGATCGTGGACCGCCGGCGGATGAAGTCCGAGATCGGCCGGCTGCTTCGGCTGATGATGAACCTGCCGGTGCCGGAGGACTACGCGGGGGCGGCGGTGGAGGCGTAG
- the rodA gene encoding rod shape-determining protein RodA — MRRYRTIQLGDPVLFGLVIALAIFGIAMIYSAGVLDVPSRVVTGIWRQQLMWFTIALLCIPFILRIPVGWLEWAAQPAYALSLVLLMLALFIGSGEGTAASTKSWIRFGPVGLQPAEMAKIATALMLARVLGEWREPPKTLWGLWKPIVVVMLPMGLVMLQPDLGSALVFASILVWCLFWAGTPLATIFFLVSPVLSLFVSISPVAWGVYIVLLLVLLLRRDAFLSEKVSIWLANAMAGAAALPLWNKLQPYQKNRFMVFLDPMIDPRGAGYNLIQSRVAIGSGGWLGKGWTDGSQKRLAFLPEQHTDFIFSVVGEELGFLGVLAVLTCFGLIFWRLVRIAERSTDPFASLVPVGIFGSWFAHVLVNVGMTVGIMPVTGIPLPFISYGGSFLLVNLLAMAIVQRVAAETGR, encoded by the coding sequence GTGAGGCGCTACCGCACGATCCAGCTCGGCGACCCGGTGCTCTTCGGGCTCGTGATCGCGCTGGCGATCTTCGGCATCGCCATGATCTACAGCGCCGGGGTGCTCGACGTCCCCAGCCGGGTGGTCACCGGGATCTGGCGCCAGCAGCTGATGTGGTTCACGATCGCGCTGCTCTGCATCCCCTTCATCCTGCGCATCCCGGTGGGGTGGCTGGAGTGGGCGGCGCAACCGGCGTACGCGCTGTCGCTGGTGCTGCTCATGCTGGCGCTCTTCATCGGCAGCGGCGAGGGGACGGCGGCCAGCACCAAGAGCTGGATCCGCTTCGGGCCCGTGGGGCTGCAGCCCGCCGAGATGGCCAAGATCGCCACGGCGCTCATGCTGGCGCGGGTGCTGGGCGAGTGGCGCGAGCCGCCCAAGACGCTCTGGGGGCTGTGGAAGCCGATCGTGGTGGTGATGCTGCCGATGGGGCTGGTGATGCTGCAGCCCGACCTGGGCTCGGCGCTGGTGTTCGCCTCCATCCTGGTGTGGTGCCTCTTCTGGGCGGGCACTCCGCTGGCCACCATCTTCTTCCTGGTGAGCCCGGTGCTCTCGCTCTTCGTCTCCATCAGCCCGGTGGCGTGGGGCGTCTACATCGTCCTGCTGCTGGTGCTGCTGCTGCGCCGCGACGCCTTCCTCTCCGAGAAGGTGTCGATCTGGCTGGCCAACGCCATGGCGGGCGCGGCGGCGCTGCCGCTCTGGAACAAGCTGCAGCCGTACCAGAAGAACCGCTTCATGGTGTTCCTGGACCCCATGATCGACCCGCGCGGGGCCGGCTACAACCTGATCCAGTCGCGGGTGGCCATCGGCAGCGGCGGGTGGCTGGGGAAGGGGTGGACCGACGGCTCGCAGAAGCGCCTGGCCTTCCTCCCCGAGCAGCACACCGACTTCATCTTCTCGGTGGTGGGCGAGGAGCTGGGCTTCCTGGGCGTGCTGGCGGTGCTCACCTGCTTCGGGCTCATCTTCTGGCGCCTGGTGCGCATCGCCGAGCGCTCCACCGACCCGTTCGCCTCCCTGGTGCCGGTGGGCATCTTCGGGAGCTGGTTCGCGCACGTGCTGGTCAACGTGGGGATGACGGTGGGGATCATGCCCGTCACCGGCATCCCGCTCCCCTTCATCAGCTACGGGGGCTCGTTCCTGCTGGTGAACCTGCTGGCGATGGCGATCGTCCAGCGCGTGGCGGCCGAGACGGGCCGCTAG
- the mreC gene encoding rod shape-determining protein MreC: MSAFRPYLRGTGERARKRDLAVAGAFAALSLLLLLLPDVYRDALAHAVRATVLRPVMAMNSTSADREGRYADAARLRAERDSLVSFLVGQSNLAAENRELRSLLGFRERLTYSFVAAEADRVGGPGSGGTLRLSVGARQGIKPEAALVTAEGLVGKVWRLGESSSVGIDWTHDRFAVAVMTVDGETYGIAKPADGPGGERMLALTPVAFHTVPDTGSLVVTSGDGALFPRGIPVGKVAGQGKQEGGWQRTYWIRPNVSPSQMSHVLVLGDPVRAPSDQDLATAWGIRLTETTVADTAARAVAPDFASPAQPGRPQARPQAPRPRPRDPTPELPGRPVFPGEQRVPPGFQPPRDTTRR; encoded by the coding sequence ATGAGCGCCTTCCGCCCCTACCTGCGCGGCACCGGCGAGCGGGCGCGCAAGCGCGACCTGGCCGTGGCCGGCGCCTTCGCGGCGCTCTCGCTCCTGCTGCTGCTGCTCCCCGACGTGTACCGCGACGCGCTGGCGCACGCGGTGCGCGCCACGGTGCTGCGCCCGGTGATGGCCATGAACAGCACCTCCGCCGACCGCGAGGGGCGCTACGCCGACGCGGCGCGGCTGCGCGCCGAGCGCGACTCGCTGGTGAGCTTCCTGGTGGGGCAGTCGAACCTGGCCGCCGAGAACCGCGAGCTGCGCTCGCTCCTGGGCTTCCGGGAGCGGCTCACCTACTCGTTCGTGGCCGCCGAGGCCGACCGCGTGGGCGGGCCCGGGAGCGGGGGGACGCTGCGCCTGTCGGTGGGCGCCCGCCAGGGGATCAAGCCCGAGGCGGCGCTGGTGACCGCCGAGGGGCTGGTGGGGAAGGTGTGGCGCCTGGGCGAGAGCTCGAGCGTGGGGATCGACTGGACGCACGACCGCTTCGCGGTGGCGGTGATGACGGTGGACGGCGAGACGTACGGGATCGCCAAGCCGGCCGACGGGCCCGGCGGCGAGCGGATGCTGGCGCTCACCCCGGTGGCGTTCCACACCGTCCCCGACACCGGCTCGCTGGTGGTGACCTCGGGCGACGGGGCGCTCTTTCCCCGCGGCATCCCGGTGGGGAAGGTGGCGGGGCAGGGGAAGCAGGAGGGCGGCTGGCAGCGCACCTACTGGATCCGCCCCAACGTGAGCCCCTCGCAGATGTCGCACGTGCTGGTGCTGGGCGACCCGGTGCGCGCCCCCAGCGACCAGGACCTGGCCACGGCCTGGGGGATCCGCCTCACCGAGACCACGGTGGCCGACACCGCCGCGCGCGCCGTGGCCCCCGACTTCGCCTCGCCCGCGCAGCCGGGGCGCCCCCAGGCGCGCCCGCAGGCCCCGCGCCCGCGCCCGCGCGACCCCACGCCGGAGCTCCCCGGACGCCCCGTGTTCCCCGGCGAGCAGCGCGTGCCGCCCGGGTTCCAGCCGCCGCGCGACACCACCCGCAGGTGA
- a CDS encoding rod shape-determining protein yields MALGWFKKGSFLPVNDIAVDLGTANTLIYVKGEGIVLNEPSVVAMEKATNKIKGIGLEAKRMLGRTPEGITAVRPLKDGVIADVDVTEIMLRYFLETVTSKRFLKLKPTVVVGVPSGITELERRAVRQSAAAAGAKEVYMVAEPMAAAIGVGLPVETPTGNMVIDIGGGTTEIAVIALSGIVCDTSIRVGGDEIDLAIVTFLRKNYNLMIGEATAEAVKIQIGSAFSTGEEREMDVKGRDLVSGIPKTVRVHSQEIRECIQEPIQAVVEAVRRALEITPPELASDIVDRGIVMTGGGALIRGLDVLIARETNLPIHVDEEPLTCVVRGAGRVLDDIAKYRGVLTT; encoded by the coding sequence ATGGCTCTAGGCTGGTTCAAGAAGGGCAGCTTCCTCCCGGTCAACGACATCGCCGTCGACCTGGGGACCGCCAACACGCTGATCTACGTCAAGGGCGAGGGCATCGTGCTCAACGAGCCCTCGGTGGTGGCCATGGAGAAGGCCACCAACAAGATCAAGGGGATCGGCCTGGAGGCCAAGCGCATGCTGGGCCGCACCCCCGAGGGGATCACGGCCGTGCGCCCGCTCAAGGACGGCGTGATCGCCGACGTGGACGTCACCGAGATCATGCTCCGCTACTTCCTGGAGACGGTGACGTCGAAGCGCTTCCTGAAGCTCAAGCCCACCGTGGTGGTCGGCGTCCCCTCGGGGATCACCGAGCTCGAGCGGCGGGCGGTGCGGCAGAGCGCGGCGGCCGCGGGCGCCAAGGAGGTGTACATGGTGGCCGAGCCGATGGCGGCCGCCATCGGGGTGGGGCTCCCGGTGGAGACCCCCACCGGCAACATGGTGATCGACATCGGCGGCGGCACCACCGAGATCGCCGTGATCGCGCTGTCGGGGATCGTCTGCGACACCAGCATCCGCGTGGGCGGCGACGAGATCGACCTGGCCATCGTCACCTTCCTGCGCAAGAACTACAACCTGATGATCGGCGAGGCCACCGCCGAGGCGGTCAAGATCCAGATCGGCAGCGCCTTCTCGACCGGCGAGGAGCGCGAGATGGACGTCAAGGGGCGCGACCTGGTCTCCGGCATCCCCAAGACGGTGCGGGTGCACTCGCAGGAGATCCGCGAGTGCATCCAGGAGCCGATCCAGGCGGTGGTCGAGGCGGTGCGCCGGGCGCTGGAGATCACCCCGCCCGAGCTCGCCAGCGACATCGTGGACCGCGGGATCGTGATGACCGGCGGCGGGGCGCTGATCCGCGGGCTCGACGTGCTGATCGCCCGCGAGACCAACCTGCCGATCCACGTCGACGAGGAGCCGCTCACCTGCGTGGTCCGCGGCGCGGGGCGCGTGCTGGACGACATCGCCAAGTACCGCGGAGTGCTGACCACGTGA